In the genome of Nitrospira sp., the window TGACTTGACTGGAACCATGCCGCTCCTCCCCTTTTGCTAGTGAATGGGTTCACATACCGCCGTTCGATACACTCGCCGCCGACGTGGGGCGACGAGCGCGTCGACTGTCAACATGCTGGACGATGGCGTCGGCCAGCGCCGGAATCGTGTTGTGCGCAGCCATGACATGCACCGTCAGACCGACTTGCCGCGCAGTGTCTGCCGTAATCGGGCCGATGCAGGCGACCGTCGTCGATCCGACGAGCCGCAACAACTCGTCCCTCGTCGCGAACAACTCGACAAAGTTCCGCACCGTCGAGGAACTGGTGAAGGAGATCACATCGATCTCCTCAGCCCGGAGTTGCTCGACAAGCCGATCCGTCGCCACGGCCGATCGAATCGTCCGGTACACCGGCACCACATCGACCTCCGCCCCCTGAGCGCGCAATTGCTCAGGCAGGATTTCCCGGGCGACCAACGCGCGCGGGATCAAGACTCTTGCACCACGCATCTGCCGGCCGGCCAGAGCCTCGAGAATCCCTTCCGCTTGAAACTGTTCCGGAATCACATCCGCCCGCAGTCCGTATACCGCCAGCGCTTCCGCAGTGCGCGGCCCGATACAACAGATGGTCATACCGGCCAAGGCCCGCACGTCCCGCCCAGTCTCGAATAGCCGGGTCATGAAGGGCGCGACGCCGTTCACGCTGGTGAAGATAAGCCAGCCGTAAGTGGACAGACGCGCAAGCGCCGTGTCCAGCGGGGCCCAGTCTTCAGGTGGCGCAATTTCAATGGTCGGACATTCCACGGCTTCTCCGCCCTGCGCCTGAATCAGATTGGAAAACTCCGCCGCCTGAGGCTTCGGCCTCGTCACCAGCACGCGTGTTCCGAACAGTGGCCGCCGTTCAAACCAATTCAACTGTGATCGCAAGCGCACCACCTCACCGACGACGATCACGGTCGGAGGTTCCATCTGCGCCGCCGCCGCTCGCTCCACAATATCGTCCAAGATTCCGACGACGGTTCGCTGAGACACTCGCGTCCCCCAACGAATCACGGCCACGGGCGTCGTGCCGTCTTTCCCTTCAGCCTTCAGGCATTCCACGATCTTCGGCAAGTTGGTCATGCCCATCAGAAAGACCAAGGTTCCATGCACCGTTGCCAACCGCGTCCACTCGATACGGCTGCGGTCTTTCGTGGGATCTTCGTGACCCGTGACAAAGGTCACGGTGGACGCCATGGTGCGGTGCGTGACGGGAATGCCCGCATAGGCCGGCGCAGCCACCGCCGCCGTCACCCCGGGCACCACCTCAAACTCCAGCCCCGCGGCGGCAACGGCTTCCGCCTCCTCCCCGCCCCGTCCGAACACGAACGGATCGCCGCCTTTCAGGCGGACCACGTATTTCCCTGACCGCGCATGATCAACCAGGAGACGATTGATCTCTGATTGATCTCGATACTGGCCACGGCCACGACGCCCGACGTAGAGGCGTTCGGCCTGCGGGGAGGTATGCTGCAACAGGGCTTCGTTGGCAAGATAATCATACAACACGACATCGGCCTGCTCGAGACACTCTTTCCCGCGCAGCGTGAGCAGCTTCGGGTCTCCGGGACCGGCCCCGACCAAGAAAACTTTCCCTGTGCGCGTCGTCGTCACCATCACGCGTTCCCGTAGATGTCCTTGAGGATGACATCCGCGCCATCAGCCAACAATCGTTCGGCCAACGTTGTTCCCAAGTGATGCGCATCGGTCGCCGGTCCTTGAATCTGATGACGAATGACACGCCGTCCATCCACCGTCGCCACCAGGCCATCCAGGGTCAAAGTCTCTCCATCTAACACGGCATGCGCCGCGATGGGAACCTGACAGCCCCCTTCCAGCCGGTGCAGCAAGGCCCGCTCCGCTGTCACGGTCATACGGGTGGGACGATGCTCGAAACGACTGAGCACGTCGCGCACGACGCTGTCATTGCTGCGCGCTTCGATACCCAGCGCTCCCTGAGCAATCGCGGGGAGGCTGAGATGAACCGGAAGGTATTCCGTAATCTCTGCATCCCACTCCAGTCGCCGCAATCCCGCCGCGGCCAACACAATGGCATCAAACTGCCCCTCGCGTAGCTTCCTCAGACGAGTGTCCAAATTGCCGCGCAGCATCTCAATCACAAAATCGGGACGATAGTGCAGCAACTGGGCCTGCCGCCGCAGGCTACTGGTCCCGATGCGGGCGCCGGGCTTCAGTTGATCCAACCGGCATCGATCGTGCGTAATCAACGCATCGCGTGCATCTTCACGAGGCGGCACGCAGAGAATGTCCAGGCCCTCAGGCAATGCCGTTGGGACATCCTTCATGCTGTGGACGGCAAGATCGATCTCCCCGCTCAGGAGCGCGTCTTCGATTTCTTTGACGAACAGCCCTTTGCCACCAATCTTCGCCAGCGGGACATCAAGAATCTTGTCGCCAGAGGTTTGGATGCGTTTGAGAGAGATGGTGAGACCCGGGACCAGCTCCTGGAGACGTGCCTGAACCCACTGGCTCTGATGGACGGCCAACTTGCTGCCACGCGTGCCGAGAATGAACGTCGAACGACTCATCGGCGACCATGCCCCGGCAGACGCCCCGCCGATACCCGATTGCTGCTCAACAATATGCTGTTCATACGATAGAGACCGGCGACCTCTTTAACGACCACGCCGGCCTGGCTCCTTCGTTGTTTGCTGGACCAATGAGGGTTCGGAAAATCCACCGGTCTCGTGACCGGGACCATTTCCCTCCGGGAGTTCTTGCCCCTCTGTCTGAGTTGATGCATAGACGGGCTGGGTCTCTTCCAAATTGAAAAATCGCCGAGCGGCGTCCACGTAGGCTGCGCCGCTGGAAGACGTCGCTTCACTCTTCAATGTGACCATCGTGCCATGCACCATTTTATTGACGATGGCGGAAGCCAGCGCCTCCACGGCCGCTCGATCCTCGGACGTGAGATGCGCCAATCGCGCGAGAACCTTCTCCACCTCACGCCGCTTGATTTCTTCCGTCCGGCTGCGCAGCGCCACAATGGTCGGCGTCACTTCCAGGGACTGCAGCCACTGCCCGAGCACGGCCACTTCTTCGACCACCATCTGCTCGGCCTTCGCCGCTTCACGCAACCGATCCTCGCGGTTCTGCTCGACCCGCATGTGCAAATCATCGATATCGAACAGGAACGCATCGTCGATCGGTCGAACAGCGGGGTCGATATTGCGCGGCACGGAGATGTCGATCAAGAACATGGGGCGACTCAGCCGCTGCCTCATCGCACGCTGCACATCATCGGCGGTGACCAAATAGTGTGAGGCGCCGGTGGACACCAGCACAATATCCGCCTCCGCCAATTCGGTTTTGTGGTCCTCGAACGGCACGGCAGTGCCGTTGAACTTCTGTGCCAACTCGAGGCCATGTTGAAAATTCCTGGTCGTGATTCTCACCTGACGCACGCCATTGGCAATCAGGTGGCGAGCCGCCAATTTGGCCATTTCACCCGCTCCGATCAGGAGCACGGTCTTTTCAGTCAGGTTTGAGAAGATTTTTTTCGCCAGCTCGACGGCGGCGTAACTCACCGATACCGCCGTCTCCGCAATTTTGGTTTCGGTCCGGACACGTTTGGCGACCGAAATGGCCTTCTTCACGATTTTGTTCAGCAGCAACCCAGAGGCCTTGTGCGTCAACGCGACCTCGAACGCGTCCTTGATTTGGCCGAGAATCTGGGACTCGCCGACGATCATAGAATCGAGACTGGACGCCACGCGGAAGAGATGCCCGATCGCGCGATCGCCGGCATGCCAGTAAAGATGCGGAGTCAGATGTTCCGAGGAAAGGGACAGATGGGTGTCCGCCAAAAACTCCTGGACCCGGCCATAGCCGCTTTCCAGATCTTCGACCACCGCATACACTTCGACCCGGTTACAGGTGGACAGCAACAATCCCTCCCGCACACCGGGATACGTACAGAGCCGACTGAGGGCCTCTCGCAGACGACTTTCTGGAACGGCGAGCTTCTCGCGAATCTCCACCGGGGCGGTCTTATGACTCAATCCGACGACAATGACATGCATCAGGACACCGACCCGTGACTCTTCAAGACCACGCCGATCAGGGTCAAGATCACACCGGCAAAACCGATGATCGTCAGATAGGCGGCCCGCTTGGCGCGCCAACCGATGGTCAAGCGACCGACCAGGACGGCAAAGTAGAAGCCCCACGTCACCATGGCCCACGTCTGCTCAGGGTTCCAGTTCACGTAGGTCCCCCGAACGATTTCCGCGGAAAACGCGCCGCTGATGATTCCTAGCGTCAACAGCGGAAATCCCATGACGATGGATTGCTGGTTCAAATGATCGAGATAGTCCAGAGCAGGCAGTTTTGCATAGAGCACATTGAACCGCTTGGACTTGAGAAGACCATCTTGAATGAGGTACATCACCCCCGCGACAAATGCCACGGCGAACCCAACCGTCCCCAGCATGCTCAGGGTCACGTGGACCCACAAGGTCTTAAAGACAGGCTGAAGCGTGGAGGCCCCGTCGGACCGGAAGGCCGCAGCAGTGACCAGTGAAACGAGCGCCAACGGGACAATAAACGAACCGAGCACGTGGAGTTGTCGGCGGAATTCGACTGCGAGAAAGACCAGAATCAGCATCCAGGAAAAAAACGAGAGGGCCTCGTGAAAGGTGGGCAATTGGGCCTGGCTGGCATCCGTCATCCTGGCCACCAGCGCCACGGTGTGGGTGGCAAACCCGGCAGCAGTGATCCCGAGCGAGACTTTTGACAAGGTTTCAGCCCGTCGGAGCAGGTAGGCCAGATAGCACACCGTGCTCACGAAATAGAGACCCATCGTGAGCATAAAAACCAGGGATGACATTTCGTCCTATCCTCGCAACTTTTCAGCGCAAAGTCACTATTTTTTGAAACTGGAAATTATAATGATGCCGGAAGAACAGAGTCAAGGAATCAGCGCGCACTCTGCCCCCCCATCGGGCACCCTCTTCCTTGTCGGCATGCCCATCGGACATCCGGATGATGTCACGATCCGCGCGTTGACGATCCTCCGGCGCGTCGACCTGGTCGCAGCTAAGAATCCTCGATTGGCACAGTCGCTGCTGTCGCACCATGGCATTCAGGCCGTTCTCACGACCTATAGCCGCGACAATGCGGCGGATAAGACACCTATTTTATTGGATCGCCTGAGACGGGGCCAGAACATCGCGCTCGTGGCCGACTGCGGCATGCCGGCCCTGTACGACCCAGGCCGACTACTTATTACGGCTGCGACGAAGGCACGCATCGAGGTGGAAGTGATTCCCGGCCCCTCTATCGTGGCGGCCGCAGCGACGTTGTGCGGTATGGATACCAACACCTTTGTATTTGAAGGGCGCTGTGCCGGCAACCGACGAGGTCTCGCGAACCGTCTCAACTCTTTGCAGCATGATTCGCGAACGATCATCCTCCTGCCTCCCATGCAATCGTTAAGGACAACTCTCACCACAATCCTCGCCACGCTCGGCAATCGGCAGGTGGTCGTGGGACTCGATCTCACACAAGCGGGCCAGCGCGTCGTGCGAGGGCGAGCCCAGTCCCTGATCAAGAAAGAGACCCTCTTCACACAGGCAACCGGTGCAGTATTGGTCGTGGAAGGCGCGGGGCGAAAGAAACACCAGGCAAAGACTCGACGTCCGGATTAATCTTCGAGACTCTTTCGTATCAGGACACGAAAGGATTGGTCGACGCGCTCCTGCGACAACACATCATGGCCGACATCGCTGACACTTCTCGGAAGGTTTCGAATGGGATCACCATCGTCGACATGCACAAGGAATAGTTGTCCAGGAGCCATACTCTCCAGCTTGAGTTTGGTCTTCACGAAGTTGTAGGGACAGCGATGCCGCGAAGATCCAACTCTTCATCCGGCAGCTGGCTACTGGAAGACATGTGGGACAAGTCGCGGTTCACGCTCCGTTGAAGGCTGGCCGTACCACCAGCTTCCTGCTGTGACCATCCTAGAAAAACTTCCATCGACA includes:
- the hemC gene encoding hydroxymethylbilane synthase → MSRSTFILGTRGSKLAVHQSQWVQARLQELVPGLTISLKRIQTSGDKILDVPLAKIGGKGLFVKEIEDALLSGEIDLAVHSMKDVPTALPEGLDILCVPPREDARDALITHDRCRLDQLKPGARIGTSSLRRQAQLLHYRPDFVIEMLRGNLDTRLRKLREGQFDAIVLAAAGLRRLEWDAEITEYLPVHLSLPAIAQGALGIEARSNDSVVRDVLSRFEHRPTRMTVTAERALLHRLEGGCQVPIAAHAVLDGETLTLDGLVATVDGRRVIRHQIQGPATDAHHLGTTLAERLLADGADVILKDIYGNA
- the cobA gene encoding uroporphyrinogen-III C-methyltransferase, translated to MVTTTRTGKVFLVGAGPGDPKLLTLRGKECLEQADVVLYDYLANEALLQHTSPQAERLYVGRRGRGQYRDQSEINRLLVDHARSGKYVVRLKGGDPFVFGRGGEEAEAVAAAGLEFEVVPGVTAAVAAPAYAGIPVTHRTMASTVTFVTGHEDPTKDRSRIEWTRLATVHGTLVFLMGMTNLPKIVECLKAEGKDGTTPVAVIRWGTRVSQRTVVGILDDIVERAAAAQMEPPTVIVVGEVVRLRSQLNWFERRPLFGTRVLVTRPKPQAAEFSNLIQAQGGEAVECPTIEIAPPEDWAPLDTALARLSTYGWLIFTSVNGVAPFMTRLFETGRDVRALAGMTICCIGPRTAEALAVYGLRADVIPEQFQAEGILEALAGRQMRGARVLIPRALVAREILPEQLRAQGAEVDVVPVYRTIRSAVATDRLVEQLRAEEIDVISFTSSSTVRNFVELFATRDELLRLVGSTTVACIGPITADTARQVGLTVHVMAAHNTIPALADAIVQHVDSRRARRPTSAASVSNGGM
- a CDS encoding glutamyl-tRNA reductase; this translates as MHVIVVGLSHKTAPVEIREKLAVPESRLREALSRLCTYPGVREGLLLSTCNRVEVYAVVEDLESGYGRVQEFLADTHLSLSSEHLTPHLYWHAGDRAIGHLFRVASSLDSMIVGESQILGQIKDAFEVALTHKASGLLLNKIVKKAISVAKRVRTETKIAETAVSVSYAAVELAKKIFSNLTEKTVLLIGAGEMAKLAARHLIANGVRQVRITTRNFQHGLELAQKFNGTAVPFEDHKTELAEADIVLVSTGASHYLVTADDVQRAMRQRLSRPMFLIDISVPRNIDPAVRPIDDAFLFDIDDLHMRVEQNREDRLREAAKAEQMVVEEVAVLGQWLQSLEVTPTIVALRSRTEEIKRREVEKVLARLAHLTSEDRAAVEALASAIVNKMVHGTMVTLKSEATSSSGAAYVDAARRFFNLEETQPVYASTQTEGQELPEGNGPGHETGGFSEPSLVQQTTKEPGRRGR
- the ccsA gene encoding cytochrome c biogenesis protein CcsA — translated: MSSLVFMLTMGLYFVSTVCYLAYLLRRAETLSKVSLGITAAGFATHTVALVARMTDASQAQLPTFHEALSFFSWMLILVFLAVEFRRQLHVLGSFIVPLALVSLVTAAAFRSDGASTLQPVFKTLWVHVTLSMLGTVGFAVAFVAGVMYLIQDGLLKSKRFNVLYAKLPALDYLDHLNQQSIVMGFPLLTLGIISGAFSAEIVRGTYVNWNPEQTWAMVTWGFYFAVLVGRLTIGWRAKRAAYLTIIGFAGVILTLIGVVLKSHGSVS